The Apis mellifera strain DH4 linkage group LG8, Amel_HAv3.1, whole genome shotgun sequence genome contains a region encoding:
- the LOC409245 gene encoding beta-1,4-glucuronyltransferase 1: MSMLSILRRNWALRVSVVLNICVLLYVCAHYGSSGPWIEEPPTNWAAPLQSETFGGVEAVNGTQRGAATSSAVPTAKEGAGKGARNTTGQIRARHLVTRPTANDEARPDGAESRRRNQTVKSDTPVIQPTMSLKEAVPCNEKSMEPRRAQRGDYWVLYNYVPMSMAVRCWESVTYTTHADYTFLDNLEPLLERWRAPISIAMHAPGTDFAATLDAIKYSRNCGSPLVSQLVTFHVFFSSKHVPKVVPPTEKIISDTYNCTLGPPWINVTLSKMYKNEKKLLYPVNVGRNIARESAPTFYVFASDIELYPNPDLPAKFLEMIRRRDQPALYKPNPKVFVLSIFEVDEKSQPPNNKTRLVQMLKAGTAIPFHKKLCSGCHNVPRSKEWQEAPETEDLHVFHVGKRTGSFVHWEPIFIGTNNDPLYDERLSWEGKSDKMTQGYALCVLDYDFLILDNAFLVHRPGIKIFKKDPHREMLTVKTNALIRKIIVPELKILYGIRKGCAV, encoded by the exons ATGAGCATGTTGAGCATATTGCGTAGAAATTGGGCACTACGGGTGTCGGTGGTGCTCAATATCTGCGTGTTGCTCTACGTATGCGCCCATTACGGCTCCTCCGGGCCCTGGATCGAGGAGCCGCCGACCAACTGGGCGGCGCCGCTGCAATCGGAGACGTTCGGCGGCGTCGAGGCTGTGAACGGCACCCAGAGGGGCGCCGCCACCTCGTCAGCTGTGCCCACGGCCAAGGAGGGCGCGGGCAAGGGCGCCCGCAACACCACCGGCCAGATAAGGGCGAGGCATCTCGTTACGAGGCCGACGGCCAACGACGAGGCCAGGCCCGACGGAGCCGAGTCGCGCAGGCGCAATCAGACG GTGAAGAGCGACACGCCTGTGATCCAGCCAACGATGAGCCTAAAGGAAGCTGTGCCGTGCAACGAAAAATCGATGGAACCGAGGAGGGCGCAGCGGGGTGATTACTGGGTCCTGTACAATTATGTGCCTATGAGCATGGCGGTGAGATGCTGGGAGAGCGTTACCTACACCACGCACGCCGATTACACGTTTCTGGATAATCTGGAACCGTTGCTTGAACGATGGAGGGCCCCGATATCGATCGCGATGCACGCCCCTGGGACAGACTTTGCGGCGACTCTCGACGCCATCAAGTACTCGAGAAACTGTGGCAGCCCACTGGTCTCCCAGCTGGTCACCTTCCATGTATTCTTCAGTAGCAAACACGTGCCAAAAGTG GTACCCCCAACCGAGAAAATTATATCCGACACGTATAACTGCACGCTTGGACCACCATGGATAAACGTTACGCTTTCAAAGATGTataaaaacgagaagaaattgCTATACCCTGTGAACGTAGGCCGTAATATAGCGCGTGAATCGGCACCGACGTTCTATGTATTCGCCAGCGATATCGAGCTTTATCCGAATCCAGATTTGCCGGCAAAGTTCCTCGAGATGATCAGAAGGAGAGACCAGCCCGCCCTCTATAAGCCTAATCCCAAAGTTTTTGTACTATCCATCTTTGAGGTGGACGAGAAAAGTCAACCGCCTAACAATAAAACACGTTTG GTTCAGATGTTGAAGGCTGGTACGGCTATtccttttcataaaaaattgtgtTCCGGCTGTCACAACGTTCCTCGAAGTAAAGAGTGGCAAGAAGCACCGGAAACCGAGGATCTTCACGTGTTTCACGTCGGCAAAAGGACTGGCAGTTTCGTTCACTGGGAGCCAATTTTCATCGGGACCAATAATGATCCTCTGTACGATGAGAGGCTTAGCTGGGAGGGGAAAAGCGACAAAATGACACAG GGTTACGCGTTGTGCGTTCTCGATTATGATTTTCTCATCTTGGACAATGCATTTCTGGTCCATCGGCCGGGTATTAAAATCTTCAAGAAGGACCCTCACCGTGAAATGTTGACAGTTAAGACGAACGCATTGATAAGAAAGATCATCGTTCCAGAATTGAAGATTCTTTATGGGATACGAAAAGGTTGTGCCGTGTAG